Below is a genomic region from Leishmania mexicana MHOM/GT/2001/U1103 complete genome, chromosome 20.
GAGTGGACCTCACcgatgcacacgcacgaaggCGCGGAACACTTGCCCACGGACGAGCCGGATGTGCTGGTGCCGGCGCATAAGTACGTTTACGATGTAAagacgtgtgcgtggaagGGAGTAGACACGATGCTTCGCGTGCTACACCCGAATCGCGGTTTGAGCCAGGGGacgatgcgcgtgtgcttcgcGTTGGAGGAGCTGGACGAGACTGGGTTCAGCTCCCAAATGGTGGCGAAGATGTTTCGCCATAATATTTCAAGGGTGGTGGAGAGCGACTACTTCAACGAAGGCGAGGCGCAGTGCATCTGCGGCATTTTGGCGGAGAAGTTCAACAGGGTACAAGTGCCGGAGGGCTTTCAGCGGCACGTCGTCTCGTTCCTGCAGTGCGAGACGGTGCGCATCAAGCTGAGCGAGGTGCCGGAGGCGTACCAGGACAAGCGATCGGGCTTCTTCTCATACCGCACAACGGACTCTGCCGACATCCTCTTTGCAATGGAGCCGCGCCTAAAAGGGAACTTTACCAAGTACACAAACAATTTTGGTGACGTGTATGATGGCTTTGAGAAGCGGCGGACtttggaggaggagacgaagCGGCACCGCGTACTCATGGCGGTAGAGGCCTTCTCGCACTTTACCCTGGTGGAGAGTGGTGGCTCGATGCTCGTGTGCGATCTGCAAGGCGTAAACGACTTCCTTACAGACCCGCAGATTCACACGGTGGATGGCAAGGGACTCGGCATGGGCAACATGGGGCAGGAGGGCATCGACAAGTGGATGGGGGCTCACGTATGCAACGAGGTGTGCAGAGCCATGATGCTCGAACCGGTTTCCAATGGCCTGAGAAACTTCCTGCGAACGGCAGAGAATGAGAGTCGCGTAAGCTACTATCAGATTCTCCGGGCCAAGCTGCGCAGTCGAAACTCGGTGCGTCCCGAGGACATCATTCCGCTGTCAAAGCCGCTCTCTTTGATGTCCGATGATGAGCGGTTGGAGTACGCCATGCGGctctcggcgctgctgtcggggTGATCAACTCTGGGCGTTGTTCTCTCTATCCTGtgcccttttttcttttgcgtcTCTCTTGTGAAACGCTTCATCCACAGCACCGTTTGCTGAGCCCGTTATTGTGCTGTGATGagtcgtccccctccccccggtAGTTCCCCCTCTCACCTTCAGGCGGCTCACAGAGTATGGGGAGTGGGCGACGGGAGCGCGTGTCTAAATACGCTTTCGAGATGCACGAAAAACGGAACTCCCTCTGCGTGAGTCTGCAAGTGAACAAGCCTAGACGCCGCTCAAAGCGCATGGAGGGACTTGGTGTTGTTCTGTGCAGGTGAGCGTGCGATAACTATCTCCGTCTCCCTTCTGCTTCTTCCAGTGCCATCGCCTTGGATTTTTCTGCACAGCCAAAAGCCATtagttttttttctcttctcctcccctccctagGTTTCTCTTTCGGGACGCTCACCACGCAGACGGGCGCAGGGGCTTGTGTATCGATCTGCGCATCTGCTTCGACGCGATTTGTCTTCCTGCTCGCTGAGGCGTCTTTCCGTTAGCGACCCGCCGTTTTTCCTGCTCGACCGTCACTTGCTTTTACATGTCTTCTTctttgattttttttttggagggggagggtggtggttGTTCGCATCCGTTCCGTGCACCCCATGCATCGCCTTGCCCATCACCATTTGGATCTCATCCATTCTCTATTTTTGGCTGTTTGAAACTCCCCGTCGTGTGATCGTTGCGGTGTCCGTGTGTTTTGCTCGCTGTCTGACTGTGTAATGGtttccttcttttttttgtttgcaATGCTCCCCATATTTCGATCGACAGCATTTTatgccttctcctccggTCACATATACTTTCCATTTCGAGATTTGTGCGTCGGGCGCAGCTGGGGCCTTGAGAAGCGTCGCTCAGCATCTTTTTTTGTGTAGTACCACTTTGTCCTCTAAACGAATACTCTGGTCCGAAGAGGACGCGACTCGTTATGTATATGTTTCCGCCCTCCCCGCACCGCATTTAACGCTACTTTGACGTGGGCTCTGGTCCTCAACGCGCCTCGAGTGTAGGAAGCCGCCGGATGtaggggagagagcgagtcgACTCATCGAAGGGAGCTGTGGATTAGGACACTCGAGAACGTTGAAGACACAATGACACCCccaatatatatatatataaaggaACGGAACATTGCAGTCATTGGCTCTCtgctttttcttctttgtcttctttttctgttgttgccGTGCGACGATCAGTCTGCGAGCGCGTCGTTTTTTCACCAACATCACTTCTTTTATTTGTGTATGGCGCGACATTGCTGGCGCTCATGGACACTCCAACCCCTGCAACCTCCCTTTTGCCCTTCCTCCGTCGTCACAGCACTTTCTCCCGGACACAGTGACCAACCCTGCTTAagtttttttctttttaaTACGGTTTGTCGCCACTGTTGACGAACGAACTCAGAAAGCGAGGGGATGACACCAATCAACCAAGGGGCTGAAGGCACGCTCGTCTGAATCAGAGGTTTGAAGGACAGAACCGAGACTCCTTTTTCATTTTAGCTTCTCTTTTGAACGGCCCATCTCTGCACGGGCACCTTCCGCTTGACACCCCGACGCCTGTTGAGGGCGTGCGGATTCGGCAGAAGGCGGGGCGCCCGTGCCGCCACACACTCACCGCAGCGTTGCACCGGTCGCGGCGGATGCGGACACGCCATCGAGACCTCCCCCCGCCGTGGCATCGAGGTTACCATAGGAGGGTGGCAACGAGCCCATCTCCACAGACAACAACGTCGTTGAGCAGCAGGCCCCGAGATACTGAACTGCCATcactgcgcgcacgcgcttccGACCGTTGACGGTATGGTGTATCATTTAGAAACAAAGCATCGAGAGGTGAGTAGGGCATACGTGATCGACGCAAAAAGCACAACGGGATCCACGCCGATCGGCTTCACAGCGCATGCCTGCGAAGCGTACGGCACCTCCGACGTCCCGGGCGGGTGGGCTGTGgggaggcgcgccgccggcgggtggacgagagagggagggggaggccagagagagagctggtTGGACGCGTGGCCCGATTCGATGGCAGGGCAGGGTGGGCGCGTCCCAGACGACCTGGATGTCGccgtggtgcggcagcggcggtggagcagctgtggTTGCGTatacgtttttttttgttgaCTCGGATGTGAAATCAGAATGTAGAATCTGATGCTGCTTTTTTTTACTTCTTCGCTTCTGTTTCATTTGTCTTTTCGCGTTTCATGCGCGGGCGTCTGCTGGCCTCACTCATGCTTTGATTGATGTCGGCGCGCTTGAGGGGGAATGTGCCccgacggcgatggtgccACGAAATCCATTCGAGGTTCCTCCTTTTACCTTT
It encodes:
- a CDS encoding elongation factor-2 kinase-like protein; this encodes MLLVKTKAAAAPQPSRAPVPESSPKEWTSPMHTHEGAEHLPTDEPDVLVPAHKYVYDVKTCAWKGVDTMLRVLHPNRGLSQGTMRVCFALEELDETGFSSQMVAKMFRHNISRVVESDYFNEGEAQCICGILAEKFNRVQVPEGFQRHVVSFLQCETVRIKLSEVPEAYQDKRSGFFSYRTTDSADILFAMEPRLKGNFTKYTNNFGDVYDGFEKRRTLEEETKRHRVLMAVEAFSHFTLVESGGSMLVCDLQGVNDFLTDPQIHTVDGKGLGMGNMGQEGIDKWMGAHVCNEVCRAMMLEPVSNGLRNFLRTAENESRVSYYQILRAKLRSRNSVRPEDIIPLSKPLSLMSDDERLEYAMRLSALLSG